In the Ornithodoros turicata isolate Travis unplaced genomic scaffold, ASM3712646v1 ctg00000979.1, whole genome shotgun sequence genome, one interval contains:
- the LOC135376023 gene encoding uncharacterized protein LOC135376023, producing MLLPSRQLKPFLNLNDYCSLDKIIRVTSWMYRFIQNARQREPKERGPLTTEELQQAERYWIKEVQEEVFSEELQALHCSQPVKSTSSLRDFHPYLDPNGLLRIKGRLQRSNENEEVKHPLILPKQHTYTRLLIEKTHQRLLHSGVRDTLVELREHYWIIQGRQAVKSALYKCMWCKRQRAQPTFQDVAPLPPDRINRTGPFEVTGTDFAGPLFYKTVGNNSTKCYIALFTCAVTRAVHLEVVDGLTANQFLMAFRRFVARRGLCKIIYSDNALAFKRASRDLKILWNNIRSPEVLAYFSKKCIHWKFIIERAAWWGGFWERMVRSVKNTLRRSLSKALLHHDELITILTEIEAIVNSRPLTTVHDTPEDSSVLTPAHFLVGKRLTTLPTDKVTSTASDWSSLNKSYRRREQLLTSFWTRWRKDYLLQLRSHHTAKRGNAVTLKPGDLVLLMQDRLPRHLWKMCRVDTIIPSADGKVTACTVRLPDGTLLRRPVQLLCPLEIV from the coding sequence ATGCTCCTGCCATCTCGTCAATTGAAGCCATTTCTAAATCTGAACGACTATTGTTCGCTGGATAAAATCATCAGGGTAACGTCATGGATGTACAGGTTTATACAGAATGCGAGACAGAGAGAGCCTAAAGAAAGGGGCCCCCTCACTACGGAAGAGCTACAGCAGGCCGAAAGGTACTGGATCAAAGAAGTTCAAGAGGAGGTGTTCTCAGAAGAGTTGCAAGCACTGCATTGCTCACAACCAGTGAAATCAACGTCAAGTCTAAGAGACTTCCACCCATATTTGGACCCGAATGGACTTCTACGGATAAAGGGAAGATTACAACGAAGCAACGAAAACGAAGAAGTGAAGCATCCATTGATattaccaaagcagcacactTACACGCGACTACTTATCGAAAAGACGCATCAACGCTTACTGCATTCTGGAGTTCGTGACACGCTCGTTGAGCTAAGAGAACATTATTGGATTATCCAGGGTCGTCAAGCTGTGAAAAGTGCTCTGTACAAGTGCATGTGGTGCAAGCGGCAACGCGCTCAACCGACGTTCCAAGACGTTGCCCCGCTTCCTCCTGATAGGATAAACAGGACTGGACCTTTCGAGGTAACGGGAACAGACTTTGCGGGACCCCTCTTCTACAAGACTGTAGGCAACAACTCAACGAAATGCTACATCGCTCTTTTTACGTGTGCTGTAACAAGAGCGGTACACCTAGAAGTTGTCGACGGTCTCACAGCAAACCAATTCCTCATGGCATTTCGCCGGTTCGTAGCCAGAAGGGGATTATGTAAGATTATTTATTCCGACAATGCGCTTGCCTTTAAGCGAGCTTCTAGGGATTTGAAGATCCTCTGGAACAATATACGTAGCCCTGAGGTACTCGCCTACTTTTCCAAAAAATGTATCCACTGGAAATTTATTATCGAGCGAGCAGCATGGTGGGGAGGGTTTTGGGAGAGGATGGTGCGATCAGTGAAGAATACTCTCCGACGATCACTATCAAAAGCTTTACTCCATCATGACGAACTGATCACAATTCTGACCGAGATTGAAGCCATAGTAAATTCTCGACCGCTCACCACTGTTCATGATACACCAGAGGATTCTTCAGTGCTAACTCCTGCTCATTTCCTGGTGGGAAAGAGACTGACGACGTTGCCAACTGACAAGGTGACGTCCACAGCGTCAGACTGGAGCTCGCTGAACAAGAGTTACCGACGTCGTGAACAGCTGCTCACCTCCTTCTGGACCCGATGGAGGAAGGACTATTTGCTACAACTTCGGTCCCATCACACAGCGAAACGTGGAAATGCAGTAACTTTGAAGCCCGGAGATTTGGTACTGCTCATGCAAGATCGCTTACCAAGACATCTGTGGAAGATGTGTCGGGTAGACACCATTATTCCCAGTGCTGACGGAAAAGTAACAGCGTGCACAGTCCGACTACCAGACGGAACGTTGTTACGTCGACCTGTGCAACTTCTCTGTCCACTAGAGATTGTTTAA
- the LOC135376024 gene encoding uncharacterized protein LOC135376024, whose translation MDRLKQKRGVIRTAVTKLINEIDVLLEAPTTTTGELCTKLDLLKLKEETLRSLDNSIEALVVDEDFADEIQTVFSYEEKICVTKSKICQKLNVHERPPEVQPESTTGTQQTRARNPTDTRVKLPKLEVPKFNGELTLWTTFWDQFESSIHTNGTLHKVYKFKYLKSYLTGKAATAISGLPLTNENYDAAIDILKQRFNQKQLIVDQHLDRLLNLPKVNDAHNSVRLRELYDEIQVRIRSLRALDVDPKDYGVMLMTVLRKVIPKEVTLDYNRKYAGATPEGKEEIENFLDFLKVEVESREKDMSSIDKRMEGGRHSMERRDTRRPFERQTTGALATGVTVRQTDCVLCKATDHTLENCNGNLAVEDKKALLSREGRCFKCGKRYHRSRDCRTAPRLKCSHCGGHHFTVCEQPLKRQGNEEPRNSRLGVLSSTMSESEINRDSGTILLLTARVWAETNAKRQFVRIMLDGGSQRTFIKESLSHLLDCESVGEEMLTICAFGCRPLKRRCRRVKVWLRSQYSRKEVCVEALETPDISANVLHPPDCNLTRTLAERGMQVADVVLTGITCNSEVQILIGADSYWAVVTGETEPITDKLFAIKTIFGWTVQGPTSSSPSDNLDTNVGVLRVTAESFEDETSSQLRRFWELEHIGIQHNETECKEDHTNEVMDHFTKTITKKDGRYEVSLPWTTKKDELPSNLEVAKTRLRSLTKRLMRDSGVIEEYDAAIRLYEQNRHAEKIPADDNSTNTQYYLPHRAVIRRERDTTKIRIVFDASSSVASEPSLNDVLHTGPNLNPEVLHVLLRFRRNTVALIADIEKAFLQISLAEADRDALRFLWYTTTPRVGQPLPDVEVLRMTRVPFGATSSPFLLAGTVRHHLQTSSEKYPKTCELLLESFYVDDLVTSVDTVEEAQQLWMESVIIFKDCCMRLRKWATNDEQLCATLRHYEDERLISHHVRKVLGLVWDAESDTLRVALNSVMDFLLTANVTKRSLLQTVARIFDPLGILAPFVIKAKILFQRVWQKELRWDESLPHDILEDWQKWCHELPKADEIWIPRSIKSTAQVLSQSVHVFCDASLQAYGAVAYIRSQYADGSCTVQLLLSKTRVAPLKSITLPRLELLGALLGTRLCNYVNQSFSDIVKATLWTDSMIVLYWVQGQAQRYKPFVANRISEIQSPRNLSNWRHCPGKENPADLLTRGVNVEYLKARSVWWEGPPWLKETEASWPKLVDVRGMLGENFRDEEVKTT comes from the coding sequence ATGGATCGTCTAAAGCAAAAACGAGGAGTTATACGTACAGCAGTGACGAAGCTTATCAACGAAATCGACGTGTTACTGGAAGCACCTACTACAACGACGGGTGAGCTTTGCACAAAACTTGATCTTTTGAAGTTAAAAGAAGAGACTCTGAGGTCTTTAGACAACTCTATCGAGGCTCTTGTGGTGGATGAAGACTTCGCTGATGAGATTCAGACAGTCTTTTCTTACGAAGAAAAAATATGTGTAACGAAATCAAAAATTTGTCAGAAACTGAATGTGCATGAGAGACCACCTGAAGTACAACCGGAGTCCACAACGGGCACGCAACAAACACGGGCAAGAAACCCCACTGATACCAGGGTGAAACTACCAAAGTTAGAAGTACCGAAGTTCAACGGAGAACTTACGCTTTGGACGACGTTTTGGGATCAGTTCGAATCCAGTATTCATACAAACGGAACTTTGCACAAAGTTTACAAGTTCAAGTACCTTAAGAGCTACTTGACTGGCAAAGCAGCTACCGCTATTAGCGGGCTGCCTCTTACCAACGAGAACTACGATGCTGCGATAGACATTTTGAAACAACGTTTCAACCAGAAGCAACTTATTGTCGACCAACATCTAGACCGGTTGTTGAATCTGCCAAAGGTTAACGATGCACATAATTCCGTACGACTTCGGGAACTATATGATGAGATCCAAGTAAGGATACGAAGTCTACGGGCTCTTGATGTCGACCCGAAAGATTACGGAGTCATGCTGATGACTGTGTTACGGAAGGTCATACCAAAAGAGGTGACTTTAGACTACAATCGCAAGTACGCGGGAGCTACCCCCGAAGGCAAAGAAGAAATTGAGAATTTTCTAGACTTTCTCAAAGTCGAAGTGGAAAGTCGAGAGAAGGACATGTCGTCAATCGACAAGCGCATGGAAGGCGGACGTCATAGCATGGAACGAAGGGACACAAGGCGACCTTTCGAGCGGCAAACGACCGGAGCCTTGGCGACTGGAGTGACAGTTCGACAGACAGACTGTGTTTTATGCAAAGCAACTGATCACACCCTAGAAAACTGCAACGGCAACCTCGCGGTTGAAGACAAGAAAGCTTTACTTTCGCGAGAAGGTCGCTGCTTCAAGTGCGGAAAGCGGTATCACCGATCAAGAGACTGCAGAACCGCTCCTCGTCTAAAATGCTCACACTGTGGTGGGCATCATTTCACGGTATGTGAACAGCCCTTGAAGAGACAAGGCAATGAAGAACCCAGGAATTCTCGATTGGGTGTGTTGTCATCTACCATGTCAGAGTCCGAAATCAACAGAGACAGCGGCACGATCCTTCTACTGACAGCTCGGGTATGGGCAGAAACTAACGCAAAGCGACAGTTTGTGAGGATAATGCTTGACGGAGGAAGTCAAAGGACATTTATTAAGGAGTCCCTTTCACATCTGCTTGACTGCGAATCAGTAGGGGAGGAGATGTTGACGATATGCGCCTTCGGTTGTAGACCGTTGAAAAGAAGGTGTCGTCGTGTTAAAGTTTGGCTTCGCAGCCAATATTCCCGCAAAGAAGTGTGTGTTGAAGCACTGGAAACACCTGATATTTCAGCTAATGTGCTACACCCACCTGATTGTAATCTAACACGAACTCTAGCCGAGAGAGGCATGCAGGTGGCCGACGTTGTACTTACGGGCATAACCTGTAATAGCGAGGTCCAGATCCTCATTGGTGCAGATTCCTACTGGGCAGTAGTGACAGGCGAGACGGAACCAATCACAGACAAGCTCTTCGCGATTAAAACGATATTCGGCTGGACAGTTCAAGGCCCTACTTCCTCATCGCCGTCTGACAACTTGGACACCAATGTAGGTGTGCTTAGAGTAACAGCGGAAAGCTTTGAAGACGAAACTTCTTCccagctgcgaagattttgggAACTTGAACACATTGGGATTCAGCACAACGAAACCGAATGCAAAGAAGATCATACTAATGAAGTGATGGATCATTTTACTAAAACAATTACGAAGAAAGACGGAAGGTATGAAGTTTCCCTACCTTGGACCACGAAAAAAGACGAGTTACCTTCAAATCTAGAAGTAGCAAAGACAAGACTCCGATCGCTAACGAAACGCCTCATGAGAGACAGTGGGGTAATTGAAGAGTACGATGCTGCTATTCGCCTCTATGAACAAAACAGACATGCGGAAAAGATACCAGCGGACGACAACTCGACTAACACTCAGTACTACCTTCCTCATCGAGCCGTGATTCGACGTGAAAGGGACACCACAAAAATCAGGATTGTATTTGATGCTTCGTCTAGTGTCGCTAGCGAACCTTCTCTCAACGATGTTCTTCATACTGGACCAAATCTTAATCCGGAGGTCCTTCACGTTCTGCTCCGCTTTCGCAGGAACACAGTTGCACTGATCGCTGATATTGAGAAAGCCTTCCTACAGATTTCATTAGCCGAAGCTGACCGCGATGCTTTAAGATTCCTGTGGTACACGACAACACCGAGAGTGGGACAACCATTACCCGACGTTGAAGTTCTGCGTATGACACGGGTCCCATTCGGCGCTACTTCAAGCCCTTTTCTTTTAGCTGGAACTGTGCGACACCATCTACAAACATCGTCTGAAAAGTACCCGAAGACTTGCGAACTCCTCTTAGAGAGTTTCTACGTAGATGACCTGGTAACCAGCGTCGACACAGTTGAAGAAGCACAACAGCTTTGGATGGAATCAGTCATCATTTTTAAAGATTGCTGCATGAGATTACGAAAATGGGCAACCAATGATGAACAGCTGTGTGCAACACTGCGGCACTACGAAGACGAAAGGTTGATCTCACATCACGTGAGGAAGGTGTTAGGTCTGGTTTGGGACGCGGAAAGTGATACGTTACGAGTTGCGCTAAATTCCGTGATGGACTTTTTGCTGACAGCTAACGTCACCAAGCGTAGCCTGCTTCAAACGGTAGCGCGAATATTCGATCCTCTTGGGATTCTCGCACCATTCGTTATAAAAGCCAAGATCTTGTTCCAACGTGTCTGGCAAAAGGAACTAAGATGGGACGAGAGTCTCCCGCACGACATTCTGGAAGACTGGCAAAAATGGTGTCATGAACTCCCAAAAGCCGATGAAATATGGATTCCAAGGAGCATTAAAAGTACGGCGCAAGTACTCAGCCAATCCGTACACGTATTCTGCGACGCCAGTTTACAGGCATACGGAGCGGTCGCCTACATCAGGAGCCAATATGCCGACGGATCATGCACCGTTCAACTTTTGTTGTCGAAAACCAGAGTTGCTCCTTTGAAAAGCATCACATTACCACGTCTGGAACTGCTCGGGGCTCTGCTAGGGACTCGCCTTTGCAACTATGTCAACCAGAGCTTCAGCGACATTGTTAAGGCCACACTCTGGACTGATTCTATGATTGTACTTTACTGGGTACAGGGTCAAGCACAACGCTACAAGCCCTTTGTGGCCAACAGAATCTCTGAAATACAAAGTCCCAGGAATCTTTCAAATTGGCGACACTGTCCTGGAAAAGAAAATCCAGCAGATCTTCTTACACGTGGCGTAAACGTTGAATACTTGAAGGCAAGAAGTGTCTGGTGGGAAGGACCGCCATGGCTGAAGGAAACAGAAGCGAGCTGGCCGAAGCTGGTTGACGTGCGCGGAATGCTAGGAGAAAACTTCCGTGACGAAGAAGTCAAGACAACATAG